In Fusobacterium hwasookii, a single window of DNA contains:
- a CDS encoding formylglycine-generating enzyme family protein, with protein sequence MGNIELKNFEDEYMIKVKGGKYKPSFANELKEVFDIEVCKYPTTQKMWLEVMENNPSGFKGDNRPVETVSWWEVLKYCNRLSEKYGLEPVYELSKSSEGILMIKESGEKIISPDKANFKNTEGFRLPTEVEWEWFASGGQKAIEQGTFNYIYSGSNNIDEVAWYYENIRKFDVASTKDVGLKKSNQLGLYDCSGNVWEWCYDTIEFDENGDYKNIKNGNFYMYKAFDLSNTYRRVKGGSWGNGNKDCAIFHRGCNQAINIKEYFRYFGFRIVRTI encoded by the coding sequence ATGGGAAATATAGAACTAAAAAACTTTGAAGATGAATATATGATAAAAGTAAAAGGTGGAAAATACAAGCCATCTTTTGCAAATGAATTAAAGGAAGTTTTTGATATAGAAGTATGTAAATATCCAACAACACAAAAAATGTGGCTAGAAGTAATGGAAAATAATCCTTCAGGATTTAAAGGGGATAATAGACCTGTTGAGACTGTTAGTTGGTGGGAGGTTTTAAAATATTGCAATAGATTAAGTGAAAAATATGGTTTAGAACCTGTATATGAATTGAGTAAAAGTTCAGAGGGAATATTAATGATAAAAGAATCAGGAGAAAAAATAATAAGTCCTGATAAAGCAAACTTTAAAAATACAGAAGGTTTTAGATTACCAACAGAAGTAGAATGGGAATGGTTTGCAAGTGGAGGACAAAAAGCAATAGAGCAAGGAACATTTAACTATATTTATTCAGGAAGTAATAATATAGATGAGGTGGCTTGGTATTATGAAAATATTCGAAAATTTGATGTAGCCTCAACAAAAGATGTTGGATTAAAAAAGTCAAATCAATTAGGACTTTATGATTGTAGTGGTAATGTCTGGGAATGGTGTTATGACACAATAGAGTTTGATGAAAATGGAGATTATAAAAATATAAAAAATGGAAATTTTTATATGTATAAGGCTTTTGATTTATCTAATACATATCGGAGAGTGAAAGGTGGTTCTTGGGGCAATGGTAACAAGGATTGTGCAATATTTCATCGTGGTTGCAATCAAGCTATTAATATTAAAGAATACTTTCGTTATTTTGGTTTCCGTATTGTAAGAACTATTTAA
- a CDS encoding formylglycine-generating enzyme family protein: MKNKEIELKNFEDEYMVKVKGGIYKPSFEEMEKIVFDIEVSKYLVTKKMWFDVMGAISSEAKGDNEPAENITWWKALEFCNKLSEKYSLEPVYDLSKSKQGLLTIKELKGKTVNPKMANFKNTEGFRLPTEIEWEWFCRGGEVAIEQGTFDYKYSGSDNIDEVAWYIENSNYFIQDVGLKKPNQLGLYDCSGNIWEWCYDTEEMENKKSLNFNFDPSSAYRRLRGGAWLHTAESCTTLYRTFEVAAYIVMNTGFRIVRTI; encoded by the coding sequence ATGAAAAATAAAGAGATAGAACTAAAAAACTTTGAAGATGAATATATGGTAAAAGTTAAAGGTGGAATATATAAACCATCTTTTGAAGAGATGGAAAAAATAGTTTTTGACATAGAGGTATCTAAATATCTTGTAACAAAAAAGATGTGGTTTGATGTAATGGGAGCTATTTCTTCAGAAGCTAAGGGAGACAATGAACCTGCTGAGAATATTACTTGGTGGAAAGCATTAGAATTTTGTAACAAGTTAAGTGAAAAATATAGTTTAGAACCTGTCTATGATTTAAGTAAAAGTAAGCAAGGACTATTAACAATAAAAGAATTAAAAGGAAAAACTGTCAATCCTAAAATGGCAAACTTTAAAAATACAGAAGGTTTTAGATTGCCTACTGAAATTGAATGGGAATGGTTTTGTAGAGGTGGAGAAGTTGCCATAGAACAAGGAACTTTTGACTATAAATACTCAGGAAGTGACAATATAGATGAAGTAGCTTGGTATATTGAGAATTCTAATTATTTTATACAGGATGTAGGATTAAAAAAGCCAAATCAGTTAGGACTTTATGATTGTAGTGGTAATATATGGGAATGGTGTTATGACACAGAAGAGATGGAAAATAAAAAATCTTTAAATTTTAATTTTGATCCTTCCAGTGCGTATAGAAGACTTAGAGGAGGGGCATGGCTTCATACAGCTGAAAGTTGTACTACTCTTTATCGGACTTTTGAAGTTGCTGCTTATATTGTAATGAATACTGGCTTTCGTATTGTTAGAACAATTTAA
- a CDS encoding formylglycine-generating enzyme family protein: protein MKRLEDFQNEYMIKVKGGKYKPSFANELKEVFDIEVCKYPTTQKIWLEVMENNPSGFKGDNRPVETVSWWEALEYCNRLSEKYGLEPVYELSKSSEGTLMIKELREKIVSPDKANFKNTEGFRLPTEVEWEWFASGGQKAIEQGTFNYIYSGSNNIDEVAWYYENIGKFDDASTQEVGLKNSNQLGLYDCSGNVWEWCYDATKFIEDIKTVAYTFNFSTMYRILRGGSWNFADEICTTFYRGDFKAIDSDDYVGFRIVRTI, encoded by the coding sequence ATGAAAAGACTAGAAGATTTTCAAAATGAATATATGATAAAAGTAAAAGGTGGAAAATACAAGCCATCTTTTGCAAATGAATTAAAGGAAGTTTTTGATATAGAAGTATGTAAATATCCAACAACACAAAAAATTTGGCTAGAAGTAATGGAAAATAATCCTTCAGGATTTAAAGGGGACAATAGACCTGTTGAGACTGTTAGTTGGTGGGAGGCTTTAGAATATTGCAATAGATTAAGTGAAAAATATGGTTTAGAACCTGTATATGAATTGAGTAAAAGTTCAGAAGGAACATTAATGATAAAAGAATTAAGAGAAAAAATAGTAAGTCCTGATAAAGCAAACTTTAAAAATACAGAAGGTTTTAGATTACCAACAGAAGTAGAATGGGAATGGTTTGCAAGTGGAGGACAAAAAGCAATAGAACAAGGAACATTTAACTACATATATTCAGGAAGCAATAATATAGATGAGGTGGCTTGGTATTATGAAAATATTGGAAAATTTGATGATGCTTCAACACAAGAGGTTGGATTAAAAAATTCAAATCAATTAGGACTTTATGATTGCAGTGGTAATGTCTGGGAATGGTGTTATGATGCAACTAAATTTATAGAAGATATAAAAACTGTTGCATATACTTTTAATTTTTCCACTATGTATAGAATACTTAGAGGTGGCTCTTGGAACTTTGCAGATGAGATTTGTACTACCTTTTATCGTGGTGATTTTAAAGCTATCGATTCTGATGACTATGTTGGGTTCCGTATTGTTAGAACAATTTAA
- a CDS encoding GNAT family N-acetyltransferase gives MDMIKLISVNNDELKNEALNIYLKNDYYFSKISDNPPSISNVEEDIEVIPNGVQKNQKNYRLISFNNEILGVVDYLTDYPEKDTILIGFFIIKNDKQKQGLGTKIFRHLENLFKDKKFLKIRIAVLVDNEIGLSFWKKQNFKEIERKFLKFEKSEKEVIVMEKEI, from the coding sequence ATGGATATGATTAAATTAATATCTGTAAATAATGATGAATTGAAAAATGAAGCATTAAATATTTATCTAAAAAATGACTATTATTTTAGTAAAATATCAGATAATCCTCCAAGTATTTCTAATGTTGAGGAAGATATAGAGGTTATCCCTAATGGAGTTCAGAAAAATCAAAAGAATTATAGGTTAATTTCTTTTAATAATGAAATATTAGGAGTAGTTGATTATTTAACTGATTATCCAGAAAAAGATACTATTCTTATAGGTTTTTTTATAATAAAAAATGATAAACAAAAACAAGGTTTAGGAACTAAAATTTTTAGACACTTAGAAAATTTATTTAAAGATAAAAAATTTTTGAAAATAAGAATAGCAGTATTAGTTGATAATGAAATTGGACTTTCTTTTTGGAAAAAACAAAACTTTAAAGAAATTGAAAGAAAATTTTTAAAATTTGAAAAATCTGAAAAAGAAGTTATAGTTATGGAAAAAGAAATATAA
- a CDS encoding N-acetylmuramoyl-L-alanine amidase, with protein sequence MKKILAFISLLFLMVACSSTEKVVSSSSSSSRGSSVSRNQSTVRNMGKFQVDSSSYVAIGKNERIQFIVVHYTAIDNAASIKELTTNKVSSHFLVLDEDDNKIYNLVPLEQRAWHAGASAFRGRTNINDTSVGIEIVSDGIAKEFISDPNPYHPYDHYVDYKPIQIEKVAQIIKYVAEKYNVPARNIVAHSDIAPSRKKDPGAKFPWKELYDKYNIGAWYDEADKQTFMDEEKFKATSIREIKDELRKYGYEINRFDEWDKESKDVVYAFQLHFNPKNATGEMDLETFAILKALNKKYPE encoded by the coding sequence ATGAAAAAAATATTAGCATTTATTAGTTTGTTATTTTTAATGGTGGCTTGTTCTTCAACAGAAAAAGTTGTAAGCAGCAGCAGTAGTAGCAGTAGAGGGAGTAGTGTTTCAAGAAATCAATCAACAGTAAGAAATATGGGGAAATTCCAAGTTGATTCAAGTTCTTATGTGGCAATAGGAAAAAATGAAAGAATTCAATTTATAGTTGTTCACTATACAGCAATAGATAATGCAGCTTCTATAAAAGAATTGACTACAAATAAGGTAAGTTCACATTTCTTAGTTTTAGATGAAGATGATAATAAAATATATAACTTAGTTCCACTAGAACAAAGAGCTTGGCATGCAGGTGCAAGTGCATTTAGAGGAAGAACAAATATAAATGATACTTCTGTTGGAATTGAAATAGTAAGTGATGGTATAGCAAAAGAATTTATATCTGACCCTAATCCATATCATCCTTATGATCACTATGTTGATTATAAGCCAATTCAAATAGAAAAGGTTGCACAAATTATAAAATATGTTGCAGAAAAATATAATGTTCCTGCAAGAAATATAGTTGCACATTCTGATATTGCACCAAGTAGAAAGAAAGATCCAGGAGCAAAATTTCCTTGGAAAGAATTATATGATAAATATAACATAGGTGCTTGGTATGATGAAGCAGATAAACAAACTTTTATGGATGAAGAAAAATTTAAAGCTACTTCAATTAGAGAAATAAAAGATGAACTAAGAAAATATGGCTATGAAATAAATAGATTTGATGAATGGGATAAAGAAAGTAAAGATGTAGTTTATGCTTTCCAATTACACTTTAATCCTAAAAATGCAACTGGAGAAATGGATTTAGAAACTTTTGCAATTTTAAAAGCATTAAATAAAAAATATCCTGAATAA